Below is a window of Eretmochelys imbricata isolate rEreImb1 chromosome 22, rEreImb1.hap1, whole genome shotgun sequence DNA.
ACCTGCTGCGTGCAATGCTTGGAGCGTGCACCGTCTGTGTTGCACGTGTGCACACCCCAGCCATCCACAGCACAAGCACTGGCTGTAGCGACTGGCTGCCACAACTGGGACGAGGCCTTGAGCTGAGCTCTGGTTCAACTGGCACCACTGGCCGTGGGTTTCTCACGAGAGCCACAGGTGCAGAGCCTGAGCCAGGATTCAGATTTCAAACTCCCCAAAGCCCAGGAGGGAGTCTGGGCCTGGGCTCTGGGTTTGGCCACCTGAGAACTCTGGATGTGAGTTCAGATTCAGACCCCCCGCCCCTTCATCAAACATGCAGAGTCTGGAGCCAGGGGGTTGGTTTGGACCCATCTCCAGTTCTAACAGACTTCCTGCCTCGCCAAGAGAATAAAACACAATCAGCCCAGATGTGAAAATAATACCCCCTTCCAACCCCCTTCCcattcccaccctcctcccttcctcagTTAGCAGTGTGGCGTATGAGCCATGTTCCTAGGTCTGAGAGGCAGCCACCCaacccccccctcgcccccccccgaAAGGATGAAGAACCACACCCCCAACGTGGTGCCAAGCCAAGTGCCATGGGGAGCACATCCTGACAATCTCACACAGCCGCGCACCACTCAACAGCACTCGAAAAATGAAGAGAAACTTACTAATACGACATCGTCAACAGCTAGCCTTAGAGGTGATGGTCGTTATACATGAACGTTACACATTACAGTGTAGGCAGACAGTATGGCGTGTGGAGTTTAGTTAGGTTTTTATACAGAGAACCAGTATTAAAGTACAGTGGGTAACACAGACACAGCTTCTTTGCATCTCCTCAGGAGGACCTGTTGCTGTCATTCTTGCTTTCTTGCAGGTCGCTTGCATTTGTGGTCCAAGTGTCTGTCCTCAGGTCTCTGATCTGTGAGAAGGGAGGACAATGAGTCAGTCTGGCTCCTGCTACTCAATCCCTCATCAGGGAAGAAAACAGAGGAGACACTAAGAAAAAGCCAGAAAAAGACAGATTCCACTTGCTTTGTCTGGCAAAGATTAACTAGAAGCAGGTGCTTGTTCACTGCAGCAGACACTTCTGGGACCcaaatttacattttctttttaaaaaatcctgtattTTGGTGCCACATTTTCACATCTGCACTTATGCAATCCGAGAACAGACACAATGGCATTGACCTGCCTGACCAGTTCCCGCTACCCAACAGAGCACGACAGTGAACACTCTCAGACAAGGGTTCGCAATCTACCCATCACTTTAAGAAAATGTCACTGCAACAAAAACATTCAAGGAAAACTCCATCTGTGAGCAGGGAGTCCCTGAGCAGAGACAGAGGGGAAATGAATCTGTGCTTCGTGaattcactcagctctacatAGAACCAGTAGGAAATACAGATGGAGCCGCAAGCAGCACGCACAACAGGACACCAGCAGGTGGAAGCAAGGAAACGTAAGCCAAGTTACTGGGGTAAGTGCCTGGTTTTGCAGGGTTTGTAATGTCTTAAGAGAGCCCAAGGACCCATCCTGGTATTTGAGGTTCCATCCCAAATTAACCAACTAGAACTCAACCTCCAAATAAACAGCCCGAGCAGAAGGGCCACAGATCTTAACAACAGGGCTCCTAGAGTCATGAATGCTAGGCACCCACTTTGCCAGAGGCACAAAGCACCTTTCCCTGGTAGTAAAGCACCACCTTAAGTGTAACTGACCCACCAAGCCGCATTCAGAGAGTACAGTGAAAACCCAAAATCTCCAGAAAGACCATGCCTCTAAGGTGGGTTATAAAGTAGGAGGAGCATCAGGAATGTAGAGCTCCTAGAGAAGGGAAACTCCCCAGCTAGCCATCCTGTACCCAGTGGCCTTACGGCTTGCATGGTGTTGAGGACGCAGGTCAGGAAGGGACAGAGACATGAACACCAGGGAGCACTGGCTTGAGGAATGTAAAGTGTCAGCCCTGCCCGGGCAGCGGAGAGGCAGGTTACAGTTACACAGACAATCCGACGCGCCGCTGCGCTCCGCACAGATCGCACGTGTGTGGCTTTATCGTTCACAAATCGCACTGCCGCAAACCAGCCCGGATCTGAGTGACAACAGGAcgcctgactcccagccccagagccggATCTTGAGGGCCACGTCGGGCCCTGTTTGGCTCTCACGCCCATCAGTCTCACCTTCGGTAGATTCACACACAGGCATgggagaccagaatcaggcccttgggtTTTTCTGCAGGTGTCACATGGGGACTTTATCTGAGTACAGGCCTCAGGACCGGATCCTGGAATGGATCCGATACTGCAGCACAACCGAGTAACATGTAAACCCCCCGATTTGTGCTGGGGTCCTGTGCTCCCTGCTCGGAACAAACTGCACCCCTACCCCACGCTATCCCTGCTAACATCGAGCGAGGCTCTGACCTCAGCCCCGTGTGCGGCTGCCATTCACCCTGTCCGGCACGGAGAAGCAGCACATACGAAAAGCTGGGCGTGGCTCACCTGATGGCTCTAGTTCAGTTCTCTGCCTTTTGCGCCCCTGTTGCTGCAAAGAAAATGGCAAAACGTCTTTAAAAGTTCAACCAAGAGGCCTCAGCCACCTGCCCAGCAAGCAGCCAGGGGCCATCTTTCGATGAAACACAACATGTGTGCAGCAAGGGAACCAGGTTCTTACCGTTTGAGGCAATCAAGTTCTCCGCCTGAGCCTCCTCATCCCCAGGGGCTCTGCAACGAGAGATGCACAGTGAGAACTGCGAGGCGCCACCCCTTGCCAGTGCACAGAGCAGGAGTTTGGACACCGCTAACAGTGCATGATGCTGGGAGGGGCTGAGCACAGAGACCAGGTGGGCTATGCCTGCTCAATGCCTGTCAGGTTAGGACCTTCGTTTTATGACCCAAATGCACCCCAGTGAAGAAACGTGGACTCTCGTCCATAACCACCAAACCAAGAGCAAACCGACTCAGACCAGGGCGGGAGTTGGGGTGGGTGGGAGCCCCAGCAACTCAGAGATATGGGTACTACAGAGCAGCAGTCAGGGGTGGCTGTGAGCTCTCGGCGCACTGGGGAGGAGATGCTCTCAGTctgttggagggagggaggtgtgaGGGGAAAAGGACCTGTTGTACAGTGGCTGGCTCTCTTGGTTAGCCTAAGTTTGCTCAAGCCTCTCTGGCCCTTAAAGGGCCCTATATGAAATAAAGCAGGCCCCCATCGAGCCCCCGGCACACCACTGCACCATCCTGCAATATGATGGTTGGTGGAGCCAGGGGACTGCATGCCGGGCTCCTGGATGTGCTACACATAGGCTACAACCTCCACTGAATTGGCAGGTTCCCTAGGAGAAAAGCAATCGGAACGTGCAAGGAAAAGCGTGTCCCAGTCGGGCGAGGCTGGCGAGTACACTAGGACTCTCCTGATTGGCTAATAACTCGAGTCCTGGCCCTTGGGAAGTGCACCCCAGACAGCTCGGCCCCCAAGGGGTAACCGCCCCAAGCAGACATCCTGCCCTTGCTACTCAAGAAACCTTGTGGCACTCCCTGCGCTTTGGCTGTGGAAGCAGTACGGAGCATGGATCCTCATTTAGCGGGAACGTTCTAGCAGCTGCTATGTACCTATGGATTTATTTATGGGTCAAGAGTCTAAAGAGCGTTCCAATTCCAGGCAGAAAGAGTCCACCGGCTAACCACCACTCGCACGCGTACCTGGGCTTTTGGTTGAAGCTGcatctgcacctcctgcctggaAGAGTAAGAAAACACCATGAGCGTATGAGAGACACCCTCTCTTTGGAACAGGTTGCGGCCATTCACCCCAGGTGCTTCCCCAAGAACTTCACTACCCAGGAGCTCCCGAGCCCCCCGGCCATGGGTCCATGCTTCGCGGGCTGCGTTTGCAGGTATGCTATGGATCTGCAGCATTCCCAGCAGCCTTCCCGAGTCTCATGCAGCAGTGGTGAACGACAGGCAGGGGGATGCCGCAGAGCTCTTGCCTGTGGCGGAAAGGACCCAGAGCCACGCCACAGGTTAGAAAGTCACCTCCTGTGCTGTCTGAAACAGCACTCAAAACAAACGTTGAGGAGTCAGAGTGTGCAGCATcccactggggaaggggggacaggggAAGAGGGTAGCCCCGCCAGTGAACTGAGAGGGGCATAAGGGCCCTTCAGCAGAAACATGGCCCTCAAAGCATGTTGGTTTTCCCATTTACACTAAGGtccgtctacactgcagctggcagggCTGTTTCCAGCTCGGGGAGATGTAAAgaagcagtgtggctgcagcagcccGGGCTGTGGCATAGGCTGGCCACTGGAGCACAGTCCCAAGACCTGAGGTACGTCCCTGGGCAGCCAGTTCTTAGCCATGAGGTTCTTCCCACCATCTCACTGGGCCACTGACTCAGCCCTCACCAACTTACTGAGTATAAGGAGAATTCCAACAGAAAACAAGACCACGGCAAACACCAAACCGCCGATCCTCAAACTCTGGTAATCTAGAGGGAAAAAGGCAAGGGAAGTTTTCATTTCCAAGTGGGCTGCAGCGTTCAGACAAACATGGTCAGGTctcacacatgcgcacacacagagTCCTGTTAGCGCCACGAGGGTACATACTGTGCACACTCATCCATGCGCATACCACTAAGGACTCTGATGCTCACCATAGTTGAAAGgatctttttccttctcttgatTGGCTGCTggaaacaaaacagacaaaaagtTTGTGAATATGAGCATTGTGATTACAAGCACTGTACCAAATCCCTCTAGGCATGCAAGGTTTAACTTGCATTGAATTACTACTTGTGCTATTGTAGAGCTGA
It encodes the following:
- the FXYD6 gene encoding FXYD domain-containing ion transport regulator 6 isoform X1 yields the protein MSECSPGQQGHGDFCAEMTRPGGSMFTTHQASTVAMETALIFLCSLLVPVVLADAANQEKEKDPFNYDYQSLRIGGLVFAVVLFSVGILLILSRRCRCSFNQKPRAPGDEEAQAENLIASNATGAQKAEN
- the FXYD6 gene encoding FXYD domain-containing ion transport regulator 6 isoform X2 — encoded protein: METALIFLCSLLVPVVLADAANQEKEKDPFNYDYQSLRIGGLVFAVVLFSVGILLILSRRCRCSFNQKPRAPGDEEAQAENLIASNATGAQKAEN